One Actinoplanes missouriensis 431 DNA segment encodes these proteins:
- a CDS encoding MDR family MFS transporter — protein sequence MPVLSRRQINVVFVAILLGMLLAALDQTIVSTALPTIVADLGGAGHMSWVVTAYLLAETIATVLAGKFGDLFGRKVIFQISAVVFVGGSAFCGVAQDMLMLVAARVVQGIGAGGLMVTAMALIADVIPLRERGKYQGALGAVFGVTTVVGPTLGGLFTDHLSWRWAFYVNVPIAIIVIAMAAKTIPSVRSEGRPVIDYAGIGLIAAAATTMILALEWGGSEYAWSSPTIIGMFAGSIALFVAFVVVESRATEPMLPMGLFRNSVFTVCSTLSFIVGFAMLGAMTFLPTYLQYVDGVSATASGVRTLPMVAGLFLMSMLSGNMVSRTGRYKMFPIAGGAVMSVGLYLMSTMGASTSTWLESLYMFILGCGIGLSMQVLTIAVQNTVPYADLGTATSGVTFFRTLGSSFGTAIFGTLYSGRLEDRLAEALAQTGVPATVAQNPEALNALDPAQSGPIIAAYADSINYVFQWVVPVAVLGFVVAWLLKEVPLRDSARVAATDVGEGFSPPATDDRVGQLERQISDTMRRARDDRTVLDRVLADSGADVNPSQAWAIGQTHLHVTAKGRAELPAIARQHRMPPEVLEPTFTDLAQAGYARVEGDQVHLTEAGQEQFERVRHAWRQWLDANLDDIARTDPDDRILIDQALNNIATRLVDEHRPA from the coding sequence ATGCCCGTCCTGAGCCGGCGACAGATCAACGTCGTCTTCGTCGCGATCCTGCTCGGGATGCTCCTGGCGGCCCTGGACCAGACGATCGTCTCGACCGCCCTGCCGACGATCGTGGCCGATCTCGGGGGCGCCGGGCACATGTCGTGGGTGGTCACCGCGTACCTGTTGGCGGAGACCATCGCCACGGTGCTGGCCGGCAAGTTCGGCGACCTCTTCGGCCGCAAGGTGATCTTCCAGATCAGCGCGGTGGTCTTCGTGGGCGGCTCGGCGTTCTGCGGCGTCGCGCAGGACATGCTGATGCTTGTCGCCGCGCGGGTGGTCCAGGGCATCGGCGCGGGCGGCCTGATGGTGACCGCGATGGCCCTGATCGCGGACGTCATCCCGCTGCGCGAACGCGGAAAATATCAGGGCGCGCTCGGCGCGGTCTTCGGCGTCACCACGGTCGTCGGACCGACCCTCGGTGGCCTCTTCACCGACCATCTGAGCTGGCGCTGGGCGTTCTACGTCAACGTCCCGATCGCGATCATCGTGATCGCGATGGCCGCCAAGACCATTCCATCGGTACGGTCCGAGGGCCGTCCCGTCATCGACTACGCCGGCATCGGCCTGATCGCCGCCGCCGCGACCACGATGATCCTGGCGCTGGAGTGGGGCGGCAGCGAGTACGCCTGGAGCTCGCCCACGATCATCGGGATGTTCGCCGGCTCGATCGCCCTCTTCGTGGCGTTCGTCGTCGTGGAGTCGCGTGCCACCGAACCGATGCTGCCGATGGGCCTGTTCCGCAACTCGGTCTTCACGGTCTGCTCGACGCTCAGCTTCATCGTCGGCTTCGCGATGCTCGGCGCGATGACGTTCCTCCCCACCTACCTGCAGTACGTGGACGGCGTCTCGGCGACCGCCTCCGGGGTGCGCACCCTGCCGATGGTGGCCGGTCTGTTCCTGATGTCGATGCTCTCCGGCAACATGGTGAGCCGCACCGGCCGGTACAAGATGTTCCCGATCGCCGGCGGCGCCGTGATGTCGGTCGGCCTCTATCTGATGTCGACCATGGGAGCGTCGACGAGCACGTGGCTGGAGTCGCTCTACATGTTCATCCTGGGCTGCGGCATCGGGTTGTCCATGCAGGTGCTCACGATCGCCGTGCAGAACACCGTCCCGTACGCCGATCTGGGGACGGCCACCTCGGGCGTGACCTTCTTCCGTACCCTCGGAAGTTCGTTCGGAACGGCGATCTTCGGCACGCTCTACAGCGGGCGGCTGGAGGACCGGCTGGCCGAGGCGCTCGCGCAGACCGGTGTCCCGGCCACGGTGGCGCAGAACCCGGAGGCGCTGAACGCGCTCGACCCGGCGCAGTCCGGGCCGATCATCGCGGCCTACGCCGACTCGATCAACTACGTGTTCCAGTGGGTGGTCCCGGTCGCGGTGCTCGGCTTCGTGGTGGCCTGGCTGCTCAAGGAGGTGCCGCTGCGGGACAGCGCGCGGGTCGCCGCGACCGACGTCGGGGAGGGTTTCTCGCCACCGGCGACGGACGACCGGGTCGGTCAACTGGAGCGACAGATCAGCGACACCATGCGGCGGGCGCGCGACGACCGTACCGTGCTCGATCGGGTGTTGGCGGACTCCGGCGCCGACGTCAATCCGTCACAGGCGTGGGCGATCGGACAGACGCATCTGCACGTGACCGCGAAGGGCCGCGCCGAGCTGCCGGCCATCGCCCGTCAGCACCGGATGCCCCCTGAAGTGCTGGAACCCACCTTCACCGATCTCGCGCAGGCCGGATATGCCCGGGTGGAGGGGGATCAGGTGCACCTGACCGAGGCCGGTCAGGAGCAGTTCGAGCGGGTCCGGCACGCGTGGCGGCAGTGGCTCGACGCGAACCTGGACGACATCGCGCGCACCGATCCGGACGACCGGATCCTGATCGATCAGGCGTTGAACAACATCGCCACCCGGCTGGTCGACGAGCATCGGCCCGCTTGA
- a CDS encoding FdhF/YdeP family oxidoreductase has translation MTDEDASLRIGAPADHAAGLPAVRLSLVNAVQRMGVRAAVRNLRTLNQHDGFDCMSCAWPDPQGHRHAAEFCENGAKAVSWEADRATVGPDFFAEHSIADLAGQTDHWLEKQGRLTHPMVRREGATHYEPISWDEAFALAGSFLAALPSPDEAAFYTSGRASNEAAFVYQLLARAFGTNNLPDCSNLCHESTGTALLRTIGVGKGSVTLDDLHRADLIVVSGQNPGTNHPRMLTALEIAKRDGAKILAINPLPEAGLRRFDNPQRVRGMAGHGTVLADRLLRIRSNGDLALWQAIGHLLLRRGVADREFIDNSTVGFEAWARHLSEIDRDAVEAATGLPWAEIDEAADMLANAKRIVHCWAMGITQHRNAVATIKEFVNVALLQGMIGKPGAGLCPVRGHSNVQGDRSMGIWEKPPPALLDGIRAEFGFEPPRHHGFDAVDTVKAFRDGRASVLVALGGNFVAAMPDTAVTAAAMRGAALTVQISTKLNRSHVEAGRTALILPTLGRTERDHTGGREQRITVEDSMSAVHASRGRSAPAGPLLRSEVDIVCGIAAATLGDRHGIPWEAFASDYDQIRERIGRVVPGCAGYAAKIRDEGGFTMPHPPRDARTFPTPEGKAVFTVSPLEVMTVPPGRLVLQTLRSHDQFNTTIYGLDDRYRGVYAGRRVVFISRADLDELGFADGDIVDLISEFSDGVERRADRFRLVEYDTPKGCVAAYYPETNPLVPLESQAAESGTPTSKWVVVRLVPR, from the coding sequence ATGACGGACGAGGACGCCTCGCTACGGATCGGCGCTCCGGCGGACCACGCGGCGGGGCTCCCGGCCGTGCGGCTGAGCCTGGTCAACGCCGTACAGCGGATGGGTGTGCGCGCCGCGGTGCGCAACCTGCGCACGCTGAATCAGCACGACGGTTTCGACTGCATGAGTTGCGCCTGGCCGGACCCGCAGGGCCATCGGCACGCCGCGGAGTTCTGTGAGAACGGCGCGAAGGCGGTCTCCTGGGAGGCCGACCGGGCCACGGTCGGTCCGGACTTCTTCGCCGAGCACTCGATCGCCGATCTGGCCGGGCAGACCGATCACTGGCTGGAGAAACAGGGCCGGCTGACCCACCCGATGGTCCGGCGCGAGGGCGCGACGCACTATGAGCCGATCTCCTGGGACGAGGCGTTCGCGCTGGCCGGCTCGTTTCTGGCGGCACTTCCCAGCCCGGATGAGGCGGCCTTCTACACATCCGGGCGGGCCAGCAACGAGGCTGCGTTCGTCTATCAGCTCCTGGCCCGCGCGTTCGGCACCAACAACCTGCCGGACTGCTCCAACCTGTGCCACGAGTCCACCGGCACGGCGCTGCTGCGCACGATCGGCGTCGGCAAGGGCTCGGTCACCCTGGACGACCTGCACCGGGCCGACCTGATCGTGGTCTCCGGGCAGAACCCGGGAACGAACCACCCCCGGATGCTCACCGCCCTGGAGATCGCCAAGCGGGACGGCGCGAAGATCCTCGCGATCAATCCGCTGCCGGAGGCCGGGCTCCGGCGTTTCGACAACCCCCAGAGGGTACGGGGGATGGCCGGTCACGGCACCGTCCTGGCGGATCGGCTGCTCCGGATCCGATCCAACGGCGACCTGGCGTTGTGGCAGGCGATCGGGCACCTGCTGCTGCGGCGTGGCGTGGCCGACCGGGAGTTCATCGACAACAGCACCGTCGGTTTCGAGGCCTGGGCCCGGCATCTCTCCGAGATCGACAGAGACGCCGTGGAAGCGGCCACCGGCCTGCCCTGGGCCGAGATCGACGAGGCCGCCGACATGCTGGCGAACGCGAAACGGATCGTGCACTGCTGGGCGATGGGAATCACCCAGCACCGCAACGCGGTCGCCACCATCAAGGAGTTCGTCAACGTCGCGCTGCTCCAGGGCATGATCGGCAAGCCGGGCGCCGGACTCTGCCCGGTCCGCGGGCACTCCAACGTGCAGGGCGACCGGAGCATGGGCATCTGGGAGAAGCCGCCGCCCGCGCTGCTGGACGGGATCCGCGCCGAGTTCGGCTTCGAGCCGCCGCGGCATCACGGGTTCGACGCCGTGGACACGGTGAAGGCGTTCCGGGACGGCCGGGCGTCGGTGCTCGTGGCGCTCGGCGGCAACTTCGTCGCGGCGATGCCGGACACTGCCGTCACCGCGGCGGCGATGCGCGGAGCCGCGCTGACCGTGCAGATCTCCACGAAGCTGAACCGCAGCCACGTCGAGGCCGGGCGCACCGCGCTGATCCTGCCGACGCTGGGCCGCACCGAGCGGGACCACACCGGCGGCCGGGAGCAGCGGATCACCGTGGAGGACTCGATGTCCGCGGTGCACGCCTCGCGGGGCCGGTCCGCGCCCGCCGGTCCGCTGCTGCGCTCCGAGGTGGACATCGTCTGCGGCATCGCGGCGGCGACACTGGGCGATCGGCACGGGATCCCGTGGGAGGCGTTCGCGTCCGATTACGACCAGATCCGGGAGCGGATCGGGCGGGTCGTGCCGGGGTGCGCCGGGTATGCCGCCAAGATCCGTGACGAGGGCGGGTTCACGATGCCGCATCCGCCACGTGACGCCCGGACGTTTCCGACGCCTGAGGGCAAAGCGGTGTTCACCGTCAGCCCGCTCGAGGTCATGACGGTTCCGCCCGGGCGGCTCGTGCTGCAGACCCTGCGCAGCCATGACCAGTTCAACACCACGATCTACGGCCTCGACGACCGCTATCGAGGCGTCTACGCGGGCCGGCGGGTCGTCTTCATCAGCCGCGCCGACCTGGACGAACTCGGCTTCGCCGACGGTGACATCGTCGACCTGATCTCGGAGTTCTCCGACGGGGTGGAGCGGCGGGCCGACCGTTTCCGCCTGGTCGAGTACGACACCCCCAAGGGCTGCGTCGCCGCCTACTACCCGGAGACGAATCCGCTCGTACCCCTGGAATCGCAGGCCGCGGAGAGCGGCACACCCACCTCCAAGTGGGTCGTGGTCCGCCTGGTGCCGCGATGA
- a CDS encoding nucleoside/nucleotide kinase family protein, with the protein MSGPWDAAVDRVVGWARQQPPSAGDRRVIAVEGRSGSGKTTLARAVSERLGAPLISMDDLYAGWDGLDRGVTALRDWVLRPLAEGRPASWRRWDWAAGEYAGHFAVPDGEWLVVEGVGAGGAVVRPYLCGVVWLESPAALRKRRALARDGETYAPHWSRWARHEDAFYAAEAVREHAALVIENDDEMPGASA; encoded by the coding sequence ATGAGTGGACCGTGGGATGCCGCCGTTGACCGGGTCGTCGGCTGGGCCCGGCAGCAGCCGCCGTCGGCCGGGGACCGTCGGGTCATCGCGGTCGAGGGCCGTTCCGGATCCGGCAAGACCACCCTGGCCCGCGCCGTGAGTGAGCGGCTGGGCGCGCCACTGATCTCGATGGACGACCTGTACGCCGGGTGGGACGGCCTGGACCGGGGCGTGACCGCTCTGCGGGACTGGGTGCTGCGGCCCCTCGCCGAGGGCCGGCCCGCGTCCTGGCGGCGGTGGGACTGGGCGGCGGGGGAGTATGCCGGTCACTTCGCGGTACCGGACGGCGAGTGGCTCGTGGTTGAGGGGGTGGGTGCGGGTGGGGCGGTGGTCAGGCCGTACCTGTGTGGGGTCGTCTGGTTGGAAAGCCCCGCCGCGCTGCGCAAACGTCGGGCGTTGGCGCGCGATGGGGAGACTTATGCGCCGCATTGGTCGCGGTGGGCGCGGCATGAGGACGCGTTCTACGCGGCGGAGGCTGTTCGTGAGCACGCCGCCCTGGTGATCGAGAATGATGACGAGATGCCCGGTGCATCCGCCTGA
- a CDS encoding 1-phosphofructokinase family hexose kinase, whose product MPADEPGTIMVFAPVPQLTVTVEQQSGEPELHVHPGGQGVWQARMCAGLGASVTLCAAVGGEIGEIIALLLQSEQIEVRTVRRSSGSGWYVHDRRDGSRDEVAQHAGEALGRHTLDEIYNVTLAAGMRTRVSILSGPAAPGVISSDVYRRLAADLGANGATVVADLSGDHLTAVLDGGVDFLKVSHEELMDAGRATGDSVEELVDAARDLRKQGAGSVLISRAGEPGIALIDDEEPLLVELPTLQVVDHRGAGDSMTAGVATVLARGGKPHEAVRTGAAAGALNVTRHGLGTGRSEAIAELTKRVRLTPIHG is encoded by the coding sequence ATGCCCGCTGACGAGCCCGGCACGATCATGGTGTTCGCACCGGTGCCCCAACTGACCGTCACCGTCGAGCAGCAGTCGGGCGAGCCCGAACTGCACGTCCACCCCGGCGGCCAGGGAGTCTGGCAGGCCCGGATGTGCGCCGGCCTGGGCGCGTCGGTCACCCTCTGCGCCGCCGTCGGCGGCGAGATCGGCGAGATCATCGCGCTTCTGCTGCAGAGCGAGCAGATCGAGGTACGCACGGTCCGCCGCTCCTCCGGCAGCGGATGGTACGTGCACGACAGGCGCGACGGCTCCCGTGACGAGGTGGCCCAGCACGCCGGCGAGGCGCTCGGACGGCACACCCTCGACGAGATCTACAACGTCACGCTGGCGGCCGGGATGCGTACCCGGGTCAGCATCCTCAGCGGCCCGGCGGCGCCCGGCGTGATCTCCTCCGACGTGTACCGCCGGCTCGCCGCCGACCTCGGCGCGAACGGCGCGACAGTCGTCGCCGACCTCTCCGGCGACCATCTGACAGCGGTCCTCGACGGCGGCGTCGACTTCCTCAAGGTCAGCCACGAGGAGCTGATGGACGCCGGCCGGGCCACCGGCGACAGCGTCGAAGAACTCGTCGACGCGGCCCGCGACCTGCGCAAACAGGGAGCCGGTTCGGTGCTGATCAGCCGGGCCGGTGAGCCTGGCATCGCCCTGATCGACGACGAGGAGCCGCTGCTCGTGGAGCTGCCCACGCTTCAGGTGGTCGACCACCGCGGCGCCGGCGACTCGATGACCGCCGGGGTGGCGACGGTGCTGGCCCGAGGCGGCAAGCCGCACGAGGCGGTCCGGACGGGCGCGGCGGCAGGCGCCCTCAACGTGACGCGGCACGGCCTCGGCACGGGTCGCAGCGAGGCGATAGCCGAGCTCACCAAACGCGTCCGCCTCACCCCGATCCACGGGTAG
- a CDS encoding ATP-binding protein has translation MVAVIGCAITLAVFTALVRRENAAAEVQMDRRTAAAAEAVRSETRRYVEILRTTAAAAGAQDTLTATEYGHIVQPLKTMKLAGATAIVLIVPATDDEVAEVQQRWRRLGSPDLTLTPKGNGEHAFVVAGIPLDGTRPLGGIDMTQAVAPADTLAQARRSGQPAVSDTYQLLVDQDLPSDQRQNSFVMAAPVFRGAEQQFLGWVMLGVRGQNFMGDTLQHAGQGLLDLTLMAAGTDRREVTVAELGAASEGERDLVRTVDIPVADKSWTLRVSAPAAGLPGARSAFPLSMALGGLVLTALLSTLVWVLASSRDRARVRVRAATAELRAGEAASRRQADLLGAVLDGISDGVGVVGPDGKFLLHNPAAIRMLGKGNPEAGVESWQGHYGLFQVDGVTPFDTEQLPLVRALAGQDSDQVEMVIRHPDHPEGRVISVSARPIETTTGERGAVAVFHDITERKHVETELRGFAGVVAHDLKSPLTAVRGFAELIGDALDDLEAGGGADALQQARRSAGKVISGAVRMEQLISELLDYAAARDATLRLDEVNLRSLVDDVVTARTDHLDGPDLRPDIFVGSLPPVQADPVLLRQVIDNLVGNAIKYTPPGQAPRIDITGRREPDGDVRVQVADRGIGIPDGEHALVFDSFHRASNGGAHPGTGLGLAICRRIVERHGGRIEAAPNPGGGTIFAFTIPASAEHRAPSLVASA, from the coding sequence ATGGTGGCCGTCATCGGTTGTGCCATCACCCTGGCCGTCTTCACCGCGCTGGTGCGGCGGGAGAACGCGGCGGCCGAGGTGCAGATGGACCGGCGTACCGCGGCGGCCGCCGAGGCGGTGCGCTCCGAGACGCGGCGCTACGTGGAGATCCTGCGCACCACGGCGGCCGCGGCCGGGGCGCAGGACACCCTGACCGCCACCGAGTACGGGCACATCGTCCAGCCGCTGAAGACCATGAAGCTGGCCGGCGCCACCGCGATCGTCCTGATCGTGCCGGCCACCGACGACGAGGTGGCCGAGGTCCAGCAACGGTGGCGGCGGCTCGGGTCGCCGGACCTCACCCTGACCCCGAAGGGCAACGGCGAGCACGCGTTCGTGGTGGCCGGCATCCCGCTGGACGGCACCCGCCCGCTCGGCGGCATCGACATGACCCAGGCCGTGGCGCCGGCCGACACGCTCGCCCAGGCGCGCCGCAGCGGCCAGCCGGCGGTCTCCGACACGTATCAGCTGCTCGTCGACCAGGACCTGCCCTCGGACCAGCGGCAGAACTCGTTCGTGATGGCCGCGCCGGTCTTCCGCGGCGCCGAGCAGCAGTTCCTCGGCTGGGTGATGCTCGGTGTACGCGGGCAGAACTTCATGGGCGACACCCTCCAGCACGCGGGACAGGGCCTGCTCGACCTGACACTGATGGCGGCCGGCACGGATCGGCGCGAGGTGACGGTCGCCGAACTGGGCGCCGCGTCGGAGGGCGAGCGCGACCTGGTCCGTACCGTCGACATCCCGGTCGCGGACAAGAGCTGGACGCTGCGGGTGAGCGCGCCGGCGGCCGGTCTGCCGGGCGCCCGCAGCGCGTTCCCGCTCTCCATGGCCCTCGGCGGCCTGGTGCTGACCGCCCTGCTCAGCACCCTGGTCTGGGTGCTCGCCAGCAGCCGGGACCGGGCCCGCGTCCGGGTCCGTGCGGCCACCGCCGAGCTGCGCGCCGGTGAGGCCGCGAGCCGCCGTCAGGCCGATCTGCTCGGTGCGGTCCTGGACGGGATCAGCGACGGCGTGGGCGTGGTCGGCCCGGACGGCAAGTTCCTGCTGCACAACCCGGCGGCGATCCGGATGCTCGGCAAGGGCAACCCGGAGGCCGGGGTGGAGTCCTGGCAGGGGCACTACGGGCTGTTCCAGGTGGACGGTGTCACCCCGTTCGACACCGAGCAGCTGCCGCTGGTCCGCGCGCTCGCCGGGCAGGACAGCGACCAGGTCGAGATGGTCATCCGGCACCCGGACCATCCCGAGGGCCGGGTGATCAGCGTGTCGGCCCGGCCGATCGAGACCACCACCGGGGAGCGCGGCGCGGTCGCGGTCTTCCACGACATCACCGAGCGCAAGCATGTCGAGACCGAGCTGCGCGGGTTCGCCGGAGTGGTGGCGCACGACCTGAAATCCCCGCTCACCGCGGTACGGGGGTTCGCCGAGCTGATCGGCGACGCCCTCGACGACCTGGAGGCCGGTGGCGGCGCGGACGCTCTCCAGCAGGCCCGCCGCAGCGCCGGCAAGGTGATCAGCGGGGCGGTCCGGATGGAACAGCTGATCAGCGAGCTGCTCGACTACGCCGCGGCCCGGGACGCCACGCTGCGACTCGACGAGGTGAACCTGCGCTCGCTGGTCGACGACGTGGTGACCGCCCGGACCGACCACCTGGACGGCCCGGATCTGCGCCCGGACATCTTCGTCGGCTCGCTGCCACCCGTGCAGGCCGACCCGGTTCTGCTCCGGCAGGTGATCGACAACCTGGTCGGCAACGCGATCAAGTACACCCCGCCCGGCCAGGCGCCCCGGATCGACATCACCGGCCGCCGGGAGCCGGACGGTGACGTGCGGGTCCAGGTCGCCGACCGGGGCATCGGCATCCCGGACGGGGAGCACGCCCTGGTCTTCGACAGTTTCCACCGGGCGAGCAACGGCGGAGCCCATCCGGGTACGGGGCTGGGGCTGGCCATCTGCCGCCGGATCGTGGAGCGGCATGGCGGCCGGATCGAGGCCGCGCCCAATCCCGGCGGCGGCACGATCTTCGCCTTCACCATCCCGGCGTCCGCGGAACACCGGGCACCGAGCCTGGTGGCCTCCGCGTGA
- a CDS encoding NAD(P)/FAD-dependent oxidoreductase, translating into MMTEQGQHRVVIVGAGFGGKYAARALRRADARVTILNGTNHHVFEPLIYQVATGLLSPGEVATPVREFFRGQRNTEVLQGWVTDVDVQSRTVTATGADGTPYQVPYDTLIMAAGAGQSYFGNDRFAEFAPGLKSIDDAVELRARIFSAFEMAELETDPAAAERWLTFVVVGAGPTGVELAGQLAEIARRTLPGEYRRIDPSKARIVLVDAVDRVLPTFSAQSSAAAEKRLRRIGVEVRLGTKVVDIDATGVTVETSAGTERLAAMTKIWSAGVAAAPLARRLAEATGAPADRAGRIQVNPDLTVPGHPEIFVIGDLMSLDRLPGVAQVSIQSGGYVGRTIRDRLAGKPAGRPFHYFDKGNIATVARFSAVADLRGLRLSGLAGWLLWLGVHWAYLPRGRNRASSLIRWAVAFLGRRRPERAVTSRQINARAALGQATATEAAAPPPVPVSS; encoded by the coding sequence ATGATGACCGAGCAGGGACAGCACCGAGTCGTCATCGTCGGAGCCGGATTCGGCGGCAAGTACGCCGCCCGTGCGCTGCGCAGGGCAGACGCCCGGGTGACGATCCTGAACGGGACGAACCACCACGTGTTCGAGCCGCTCATCTACCAGGTCGCGACCGGCCTGCTCTCCCCCGGCGAGGTCGCCACCCCGGTCCGCGAGTTCTTCCGCGGCCAGCGCAACACCGAGGTGCTGCAGGGCTGGGTGACCGACGTCGACGTGCAGAGCCGCACGGTCACCGCGACCGGCGCGGACGGGACGCCCTACCAGGTGCCCTACGACACCCTCATCATGGCGGCCGGCGCCGGGCAGTCGTACTTCGGCAACGACCGGTTCGCCGAGTTCGCCCCCGGTCTCAAGAGCATCGACGACGCCGTCGAGCTGCGCGCCCGGATCTTCTCCGCGTTCGAGATGGCGGAGCTGGAGACCGACCCGGCCGCCGCCGAGCGCTGGCTCACGTTCGTCGTCGTGGGCGCCGGCCCGACCGGCGTGGAGCTGGCCGGCCAGCTCGCCGAGATCGCCCGCCGCACGCTGCCCGGCGAGTACCGCCGGATCGACCCGTCGAAGGCCCGGATCGTGCTGGTCGACGCGGTCGACCGGGTGCTGCCGACGTTCTCCGCGCAGTCCTCGGCCGCCGCCGAGAAGCGTCTGCGCCGGATCGGCGTGGAGGTCCGGCTCGGCACGAAGGTGGTCGACATCGACGCCACCGGCGTGACCGTCGAGACGTCCGCGGGCACCGAACGACTGGCGGCGATGACCAAGATCTGGAGCGCCGGCGTCGCGGCCGCCCCGCTGGCCCGCCGTCTCGCCGAGGCCACCGGCGCCCCGGCCGACCGCGCCGGCCGCATCCAGGTGAACCCGGACCTGACCGTCCCCGGCCACCCGGAGATCTTCGTGATCGGCGACCTGATGAGCCTCGATCGGCTGCCCGGCGTCGCCCAGGTCTCCATCCAGAGCGGCGGGTATGTCGGCCGGACCATCCGGGACCGGCTCGCGGGCAAGCCTGCGGGTAGGCCGTTCCACTACTTCGACAAGGGCAACATCGCCACCGTCGCCCGGTTCTCCGCGGTCGCCGACCTGCGCGGCCTGCGGCTGAGCGGGCTCGCCGGCTGGCTGCTCTGGCTCGGGGTGCACTGGGCGTACCTGCCGCGGGGACGCAACCGGGCGAGCTCGCTGATCCGCTGGGCGGTCGCCTTCCTGGGCCGGCGCCGGCCGGAGCGGGCGGTCACCAGCCGCCAGATCAACGCGCGGGCCGCTCTGGGACAGGCCACCGCCACCGAGGCCGCCGCCCCGCCGCCGGTCCCGGTCAGCTCCTGA
- a CDS encoding S8 family peptidase — protein sequence MAIRRHGRILAAGLFALAAVAAATPAEAAAPVLGQIRLAGSATAVDGSYIVVLKSGAQQSSLSKAYGASVKRSFGKALNGFEAAMTETQAKRLAANSKVAYVEQNQVVSLAATQTNATWGIDRIDQRALPLSTTYTYPVTASNVTAYIIDTGILYSHSQFGGRARAGYDAVGSGAVDCNGHGTHVAGTVGGSTYGVAKAVKLVGVRVLSCSGSGTTAGVIAGVNWVTSNAVKPAVANMSLGGGVSTALDNAVANSIASGITYAVAAGNSNTNASSSSPARVASAITVGATTRTDARASYSNYGSVLDIFAPGSSITSAWYTSTSATNTISGTSMASPHVAGAAALVLSRNPGYTPAQVSSSLISSATPNVVTSPGSGSPNRLLFVAQ from the coding sequence ATGGCGATTCGACGGCACGGCCGCATCCTGGCCGCAGGTCTGTTCGCACTGGCAGCGGTCGCGGCGGCGACACCGGCGGAGGCCGCGGCGCCGGTGCTCGGACAGATCCGCCTGGCCGGCTCCGCTACCGCGGTGGACGGCAGCTACATCGTGGTCCTCAAGTCCGGCGCGCAGCAGTCGTCCCTGAGCAAGGCCTACGGCGCGTCCGTCAAGCGCAGCTTCGGCAAGGCGCTCAACGGGTTCGAGGCCGCCATGACCGAGACCCAGGCCAAGCGGCTCGCGGCCAACTCGAAGGTGGCGTACGTCGAGCAGAACCAGGTCGTCTCCCTGGCCGCCACCCAGACGAACGCGACCTGGGGCATCGACCGGATCGACCAGCGCGCGCTCCCGCTGAGCACCACCTACACGTACCCGGTGACCGCGTCGAACGTGACGGCCTACATCATCGACACCGGCATTCTCTACAGCCACAGCCAGTTCGGCGGCCGGGCCAGGGCCGGATACGACGCGGTCGGCAGCGGCGCGGTGGACTGCAACGGCCACGGCACGCACGTCGCGGGCACGGTCGGTGGCAGCACGTACGGCGTCGCGAAGGCCGTCAAGCTGGTCGGCGTCCGGGTGCTGAGCTGCTCCGGCAGCGGCACCACGGCCGGCGTCATCGCGGGCGTCAACTGGGTCACCTCCAACGCGGTCAAGCCCGCGGTCGCCAACATGAGCCTCGGCGGCGGCGTCAGCACCGCGCTGGACAACGCGGTCGCCAACTCGATCGCCTCCGGCATCACGTACGCGGTGGCGGCCGGCAACTCGAACACCAACGCGTCGAGCTCGTCGCCGGCCCGCGTCGCCTCGGCGATCACGGTGGGCGCCACGACCCGTACCGACGCCCGGGCCAGCTACTCCAACTACGGCAGCGTGCTGGACATCTTCGCGCCCGGCTCCTCGATCACGTCGGCCTGGTACACCAGCACCTCGGCCACCAACACGATCAGCGGCACCTCGATGGCCTCGCCGCACGTGGCCGGCGCGGCGGCGCTCGTGCTCTCCCGCAACCCGGGCTACACCCCGGCTCAGGTCTCCTCGTCGCTGATCAGCAGCGCCACCCCGAACGTGGTCACCAGCCCCGGCTCGGGATCGCCGAACCGCCTGCTCTTCGTCGCCCAGTAA